The following are from one region of the Melospiza melodia melodia isolate bMelMel2 chromosome 14, bMelMel2.pri, whole genome shotgun sequence genome:
- the LOC134424793 gene encoding LON peptidase N-terminal domain and RING finger protein 1-like: protein MSGPSSPPPGESPSGQPLRLDLLRCPCCRLLLWEPVTASCGHSFCKPCLGGAGPSRCPLCQERLELPGIGAARCSVVLCGILERCVPRERRLAGLAERVRHRLARGDARDALRMAQRGVELALECSSLRLCRAEALLALGQLPQALEDLDAVCRAEPGHHEAFFRKGKVLLEMGQRAEALQAWEHCLTLSPHCQLARREMEKIIMEADAPQPCTAAHLGDAHLSSAGSHVDGGSPVLPSCTETQDQEGELAEGRGGAGCEQSQDRATLPQPEPATAAESQGQGLLDDKEETANCSQPCLGESLSISDLECSLCIRMFFEPVTTPCGHTFCKECLERCLDHRPNCPLCKQSLREYLKAGRYSPTVLLQDIMLATFPTQLAERRELHRAEMAELSNLTKNIPIFVCTMSFPGISCPLHVFEPRYRLMIRRCQESGTRRFGMCIYENGKSFADYGCMLEIRQVELLADGRSLVDTIGRQRFRVLSRGHRDGYHTADIEFLEDRKVSGEELQELQCLHESTYRLAQRFCEHGDLTSRHILMQHGPLPEKEEDIQASADGPTWCWWLISILPLDPSYQLSLFSCTSLRARLSQLQRILTALLQQPPPRHLLPERSPRRL from the exons ATGAGCGGCCCGAGCTCCCCTCCGCCCGGGGAGAGCCCCTCCGGGCAGCCCCTGCGGCTGGACCTGCTGCGCTGCCCCTGCTGCCGCCTGCTCCTCTGGGAGCCGGTGACCGCGTCCTGCGGTCACTCCTTCTGCAAGCCGTGcctcggcggggccgggccgtccCGCTGCCCGCTGTGCCAGGAGCGGCTGGAGCTGCCGGGCATCGGGGCGGCGAGGTGCAGCGTGGTGCTGTGCGGGATCCTGGAGCGATGCGTGCCCCGGGAGCGGCGCCTGGCCGGGCTGGCGGAGCGCGTCCGCCACCGCCTCGCCCGCGGGGACGCGCGGGACGCGCTGAGGATGGCGCAGAGAGGGGTCGAGCTGG ccctggagtgCAGCTCCCTGCGGCTGTGCCGGGCagaggccctgctggccctggggcagctCCCACAGGCTCTGGAGGACCTGGATGCCGTGTGCAGGGCTGAGCCTGGGCACCACGAG GCCTTCTTCAGGAAAGGGAAGGTGCTCCTGGAGATGGGGCAGAgagctgaagccctgcaggcatGGGAGCACTGCCTGACACTCAGTCCCCATTGCCAGCTGGCTCGGAGAGAGATGGAGAAG ATCATCATGGAAGCTGATGCTCCTCAGCCATGCACGGCTGCACACCTGGGTGATGCTCACCTGAGCTCAGCTGGTTCCCATGTCGATGGAGGGAGCCCAGTGCTCCCATCTTGCACAGAAACTCAG GATCAGGAGGGAGAGCTGGCAGAGGGCCgagggggtgctgggtgtgagcagAGCCAGGACAGAGCCACCCTTCCCCAGCCAGAACCGGCGACGGCGGCAGAGAGTCAGGGCCAGGGCCTGTTGG ATGACAAGGAGGAAACAGCAAACTGTAGCCAGCCATGCCTTGGGGAGTCACTGAGCATTTCTGACTTGGAGTGCTCCCTCTGCATACG GATGTTCTTCGAGCCGGTGACTACGCCCTGTGGTCACACCTTCTGCAAGGAGTGCCTGGAGCGCTGCCTGGACCACAGGCCCAACTGCCCCCTCTGCAAACAGAGCCTGAGAGAG tacctgaaggCTGGGAGGTACAGCCCCacagtgctgctgcaggacaTCATGCTGGCCACCTTCCCCACACAGCTGGCTGAGCGCCGGGAGCTGCACCGGGCAGAGATGGCAGAGCTCTCCAA ccTGACCAAGAACATCCCCATCTTTGTGTGCACGATGTCCTTCCCTGGCATCTCCTGCCCTCTGCACGTCTTCGAGCCTCGGTACCGCCTGATGATCCGGCGGTGCCAGGAGAGCGGCACCAGGAGGTTTGGCATGTGCATCTATGAGAATGGGAAAAG ctttGCTGACTATGGCTGCATGCTGGAGATCCGTcaggtggagctgctggcagaCGGGAGGTCCTTGGTGGACACCATCGGCCGGCAGCGGTTCCGCGTGCTGAGCCGCGGCCACAGGGACGGCTACCACACCGCCGACATCGAGTTCCTGGAGGACAGGAag GTGTccggggaggagctgcaggagctgcagtgccTGCACGAGAGCACCTATCGGCTGGCGCAGCGGTTCTGTGAGCACGGGGACCTCACCTCCAGGCACATCCTGATGCAGCATGGACCACTGCCAGAGAAGGAGGAGGACATCCAG GCTTCAGCAGACGGCCCGACGTGGTGCTGGTGGCTGATCTCCATCCTGCCCCTGGACCCGTCCTACCAGCTGAGCCTGTTCTCCTGCACGTCGCTGCGGGCGCGGCTGTCGCAGCTGCAGCGCATCCTGACGGCGCTGCTGCAGCAGCCCCCGCCCCGGCACCTGCTGCCCGAGCGCAGCCCCCGCCGCCTCTGA